The nucleotide sequence TGATCGCTATTGATGAAGCGCATTGCATCTCGCAATGGGGACATGATTTTCGCACAGATTACTTGCGATTGCCAAAAGTCGTGAAACAATTGGGAGCACCTCCTGTTCTGGCTGTGACGGCAACCGCTACGGCGACTGTTCGTGAAGAAATTTGCAGCTTATTTTCTATTGAAAAAGAAGACATCGTATTGCAGTCTCTTAATCGGGCGAATATCGCCTATGATCTGGTTGAAGTTGCGGAGGAAAGTGACAGGCGTTCGTATGTATTTGATCAGATGGATCGTTTGCAGGGCCCTGGGATCGTTTACTGCAGCACGCGACAAGCGGTAGATGTATTGGCAGCCTCTTATCAACTCGATGGGAAAAAGCGTGTGCACGGCTACCACGGTGGCATGAACAGCATGGAGAGAATGCTGATCCAATCCCAATTTCTCGCGGGAGAGCTGGATGTTATTATTGCAACGAATGCGTTTGGGATGGGAATCGACAAGCCAGATATTCGCTACGTCATCCATTATCAAATGCCAGCTAGTTTGGAGGCATACGCACAAGAAATCGGGCGGATCGGCCGTGACGGCAAGCCTGGGTATGCGCTACTTTTATTTTCGTGGGACGATTGGCAGATTCATCAGCACATGCTGGAGAAGGAGTACCCGACACAAGCGCAAGTTCAAAAATATGAGCAGTTATGCAAAACCGGAGTACCCTTGACGAACGAGGCCTTGGCGATGATGGACATATCCGAAGAAATGGGAGCACTCCTTGCCTTTTATGCGGAAAGAGTGCTGGCCTCATACGAAGCTGCCGCTGCGGGAGAATCGTATCCGAAGGCACAAATCATTTGGCAGGAAACGGAAAAAAGAAAAAGCTTTAAGCAAAAAAAGCTGGCAGAAATGGTGTCTTACGTAAGAGGAGAAAACTGTTTGCGTGTGAGCATCAATACGTATTTCAAAGAAGATGATCATCAATATGATCTGTACTGCTGTAAGAAATGTGGTCTAACTAAGGATGCATATTTCCAAACGAATGATAATGCAATCGCTAAGAATGAACAAATCAAATGGAATTTGCGGCAGGCGTTAGACACTCTTTTGCCGAACAAATAAAGGAGCGAAACATCAAGTGAGGGAAGATCGGCTAGAGGTGGATGAAGCCACTCTTCGGCTGAATCTATGGTTGACACAAGGAATCGTGATGGCAGTGGCTGCTGGCGGTAGCTTATGGGTGCTGGGCTGGGATGCTACTCTGTCCTTGTTTACATGGCCAGGCTGGAATGCCGTGCTGTGGGCCGTGTTTGTAGCCGCAGGTATTATTATCGCGAGTATTGCAATGGATCGGTACTTGCCTAAGAGATGGCAAGATGATGGCAGTATCAATGAGAAAGTTTTTGGGGCCATGTTACCATCCACTACGATTCTCGTCTGTATGATAGTAGGGGTGGGAGAGGAATGGCTATTCCGTGGAGTCATTCAATCGCTTACCGGGAATTTTTGGAGCAGCCTTATTTTTACACTGATCCACATACGTTATTTGAAAAAACCGCTTATGGTCATAAGTGTATTTGGTACAAGCTGGATCTTGGGACTCTTGTTTTCCCACTATCAGTCCCTTTGGCCCTCGATTGTGGCTCATATCCTTATTGACGTCATGTTAGCACTTTATTTACAAAAAACGATCAAGAAAAAGGGGGAGGAAGAGTGAATCTCGAGCATAATCCATTACCACCCCGACGCTCCCGACATACTCGCCCTAAAGCGTCGTTCTCGTTTAAAAAGTGGATTCAACCGGGATTGTACTTGTTTGGATTCGTATTTTTCGGGTTGATTGGTCTTGAGTTGTACAGGGCCAATGTCTTACACGAGTCAGCCGCTTCTGGTAGTGTTGAAGTGAAAGAAGTTAGTAAAGCGAGTACGATTGCACCAGGAAGCAAGGCAGGAGAAAAGGAGCCTGTATCCGTCGTTCTTGCTGCTACCCCTGATCCGAATGCAAGCGTGACCAACCCACCTGCCAAGGCGAAAACGACCGAATCAAAACCAGTTGAGCCTGTAGTAAAGGCGACCACAAGCGTACAGACACCTGCTGTGAGCACAGTCCCAGCCCAAACTTCTACTAGTAAAGTAGCTACACCAGGCAAACAAGCTTCAACACCGCCTACACCAAAATCGAAGGTCGTCAAGCATGTGGTGAAGAAGGGTGAAACGTTGTTTATGCTGTCACGAAAGTACTATGGTAATAATTCGAACGTAGGAAGAATCGCAAGATATAACGGACTTCATTCAGAAGCAGGGCTTGTTGAA is from Brevibacillus brevis and encodes:
- a CDS encoding RecQ family ATP-dependent DNA helicase, which gives rise to MNKQLMYDRLKLHFGYDSFRPGQESIIERLLHGRSVLGLLATGGGKSVTYQLPAMLLPGLTVVVSPLISLMVDQVQQLRARKKIPATYLNSMQEPTESREILKGLSEGAYKLLYVSPEKLQQPYVQQVLKRARVSLIAIDEAHCISQWGHDFRTDYLRLPKVVKQLGAPPVLAVTATATATVREEICSLFSIEKEDIVLQSLNRANIAYDLVEVAEESDRRSYVFDQMDRLQGPGIVYCSTRQAVDVLAASYQLDGKKRVHGYHGGMNSMERMLIQSQFLAGELDVIIATNAFGMGIDKPDIRYVIHYQMPASLEAYAQEIGRIGRDGKPGYALLLFSWDDWQIHQHMLEKEYPTQAQVQKYEQLCKTGVPLTNEALAMMDISEEMGALLAFYAERVLASYEAAAAGESYPKAQIIWQETEKRKSFKQKKLAEMVSYVRGENCLRVSINTYFKEDDHQYDLYCCKKCGLTKDAYFQTNDNAIAKNEQIKWNLRQALDTLLPNK
- a CDS encoding CPBP family intramembrane glutamic endopeptidase, whose amino-acid sequence is MREDRLEVDEATLRLNLWLTQGIVMAVAAGGSLWVLGWDATLSLFTWPGWNAVLWAVFVAAGIIIASIAMDRYLPKRWQDDGSINEKVFGAMLPSTTILVCMIVGVGEEWLFRGVIQSLTGNFWSSLIFTLIHIRYLKKPLMVISVFGTSWILGLLFSHYQSLWPSIVAHILIDVMLALYLQKTIKKKGEEE
- a CDS encoding LysM peptidoglycan-binding domain-containing protein, translating into MNLEHNPLPPRRSRHTRPKASFSFKKWIQPGLYLFGFVFFGLIGLELYRANVLHESAASGSVEVKEVSKASTIAPGSKAGEKEPVSVVLAATPDPNASVTNPPAKAKTTESKPVEPVVKATTSVQTPAVSTVPAQTSTSKVATPGKQASTPPTPKSKVVKHVVKKGETLFMLSRKYYGNNSNVGRIARYNGLHSEAGLVEGKIVWVPLVQ